DNA sequence from the Moorena sp. SIOASIH genome:
CGTCAATGTCTGACAGCGGACCAAACTGATCAGCATGGACATAGTGGGGAATCAGTCCACCCTGTTCTAAAACGGCATTGATGAAGGGACGTTCATCACATTCAGTGACTTTGTCAAAAATGTTGGAGAAGCTGTGGAGTTGAGCTTCTCCTGCTTCAGCTAGTAGTTTCCTGGCTACACAAGTGATTGAGGAAGAATCTAATCCACCGCTCAAGTGAGAACCAATGGCAAAAGCACTACGAAGACGACAACGAACTGCTTCGGTAAAGATGTCACGAAATGCTTTAGCATAGGCTTCGTCAGAGTCTAAGATCAGCTCACGATTGGGGTCTAGAGACCAGTAACAGTTTAGCTCTATGCCTGACTGACTAACGACCATGGTGTGAGCAGGAGGAAGCCGCAGAATGTTGTCATAGGTGGTGATAACTTTGTCTTCCATCATCAGGGCGACATAGTCAGCCATCCTGACTTCGTTAAGACGCTTTGGCACGAAGGGTAAACAGAAAAGTGCTTTGATTTCGGAGGCAAAAATAAACCCTTGACCGGATTGGTGATAGTAATAGAAAGGCTTAACCCCAACATGGTCTCTAGCACAGAAGAGGATCTGCTTGTGCTTATCCCAGATAGCGAAGGCAAAGTCACCTAATAGTTTTTCTGGACACTGCTCTCCCCATTTTTCATAAGCTGCTAATATCAGTTGGCTATCGGTAATTTTTTCGGCTGGATGGTGGTTTAACTCTAGAGCAACAATCAGTTCATCTCGATTATCAATCCGAGCATCAGCAGTAATAACTAGATTTCTGGAGTGATTAACTAGAGGTAACTTTTCCAGCAGCGATTCAGGGGTAGTCCAAAGCATCCGATGACCGAGACCAACAGACCCCTGGCACCAGATATCTGCTCCGTCTGGTCCCCGGTGGGCAAGGATATCTAACATTTGCCCAATATTTTCCCGGTCTATTGGTTCGTGGTCGAGGTAGTAAATCCCGACAATGCCACTCATAGTTTGCCTCCTTTAAACGATGGTAGTGGGGTAAACCGTGAAAGGTCTCTGAGATAGCCGATCACAACCTGTCCTTGGTTTTCCACCCATGCATGAGCTTCTAATTTTCCTCCCTCCCCTTTGGCAACACCAATTCTGAGTTGAGGGGAGTAACCACAGCGACTCATCAGTACTTGTGTGGTTAATGCTCTAGCTAAACACTTCACACCACCTGGCATGTAGCGACTGCTAAGATTAACAGCTCCGACAATTTTGCTTAGGTTAGTTTGGTTTACGCCTTGAGCTTTAGGCGATGGCTGACTGATTTTTGCTAACAGTCGCCGCAATGTCTGAAATGGTAGTAACCATAGCGCTAGTCTGATTAATCCTAGTAAAATGAACGTGTTAATTACAAGTTGACGTTCTCTACTAGTAAGGCGCAAAAACTTACGCAACCGCTTCATCTTTTACCTCAATTAGCCCAACTGCTGCGAATTCTTGGAGTAATGCCAACAGATCGCGATCGCATTTTTCCGGCTCAACTTCATATTCTGTTAGCAGTGCATTCTGAATTTCCTCTAAAGTTTTAGGTTCCTGGATCAGATTCCAGATGCTAGCACCTACTGTATTCAAGCCATAGTAAACTCCGGACTTCATGTCGAGGATGATTGCCTCTCCTCCGAGATCAGAAGATAGTTGCTCTTGAGTTGCTACTACAATTGAAGACTTTGAGATAGTACAATCCAAACTCATGATTTTTTATTCTCCAATTAATTATTGCTGTTATATAAGATTATTGAGGGAATTATCTGGGCTTATAATTAATGGATTGAGAGTAATTACCCAAATTCCTATCGTTGATTAGCCCTGACCGTGTCTTGATGCAATAGCGAGTGGGGGTTCCCCCCAAGACCGCACTGCATCGCTTGTTAAAATTAGTAAAGTCATGGTATAGTAGATACATAAATTGATCAGTTTGAGGAGTTAGTAGTGAGCTAGTTGCTCTAGTATTGCTTGCTCTAGTATTGAGCGATAAGCGCGTTTAGAAACGAGTTGTGAAAATTCATAACCCCAAAATCATTGCTAGTGCGGTCATCCTGCTCCCGCTAGAGTTCGCAACCTATTTATAATTGCTGTAAGCCAATATGCATTTAAATTTCAGTCCGATCCACTTGTGCAAAAGCAGGTCTACCATCTCCCCATTTTGACCTATTCCTATCAGCCCATATTCACAATTTAAATGTATAAATATTGTGTGAATAGTTTGTGAATATTGGTATTTATAAGATTAAGTTACAGCATTTATACTGTTATGAATAAGTCAGAATTGTTCGGGAGTAATACTATTTAAAATTTAAGTTTTTTGATTTAATTTAACTGTAGCGTAATTCATCCCATAGTTAAACTAATTGTCGGAGATTTTAATAAAACTTTAATTCTTTATTGAATTAATAAAAAAAGATATCAAACTATGTAAATTATCCCCTTGATGATGTAAATAGTAAAACTCTTTTATGGGATAAAAGTAAATTTCCCAGGTTGGAGGTGGAGTTAAAGAGCGATCGCATTTTAATCCGATAGACAATCCCCCACACATTTGGAGCAACCTGTTTTAACATTGGTTCAGAGCCACCGAAATCAGCTGACAATAAATTCATAATTAACTCTAATTAACTTTATGTTGTAATCACGTTAATTTTTCCTTGCCTTCAATTAAATGTTCTCTCCCTTGCTAGTAAATTCCGGACAGTTTTTCAGAAAAACTTTTGCTGCCATATAAGGTCAGTATCAGGTCAGTGAAGCTAACAGCCTATGCGCTACTTGAGGTGCTACTTGAGGTGCTAAGGGGGTTTTTATCTGGGTTGTAAACACAATTCTTGCTGAAAAAGGCAATAGGCATGCTAGCAAAAGGCAAGAGGGTAAAGAGATACAGAGTTTTATCGTCCAAGAAAAAAAGACCATACAGGTTTACATCTCATTTGGAAACGCTATAACAGCCTTTAGCTTTGAGCTAGTGTTCTGGTAGCTGCAGTCGTAAATAAAAACCGCAAGTAGGAGCGCACGGCGTGCGCCCCTATCAGATAAGCGGGTTTGGTGACCAGTTTTGCGTCAGTCTTGACCTAGTGATACCGAAATACCACCGCCATACCACCGCAATACCATTGAACGGTAACAGTATCAATCCGATCGACTGTCTCCAAACCTTTCCAACAATTCCTGACGGGACAAGTTGGACAGGTTAAGCAGCACCTGAGTACGGTCTGTGATCGGCAACTGCATCAAAGGCTCAATTGTCCGGGATAATTCGAGATCAAGAGTGCCAAACCGCCCTGCTAGTAGATTTTCCACCATCAGGCGCTGTCCGTCTAAATTTCCTTGTTCTCTTCCTTGCTCTAAGGTTTCTTCCCGCCAACGCAAATAAGCTGGTGATAAATTCATAATTAACTCCCTCTCGTCTTCAGTTAAATCTTCACTTCCCTCTATTTTGATGCGCCAGTTGGCTAGAATCTCTAATATGTTGCCCCGTAAGGGGTGTCCGACCGGTAGTGCTAGCAACTCATTAATGGCTTGGCTTTGAGTCTTATCCCGTCCCAAAATTCTTAACCAGAGGGTTTCTTCGGTAACAGGTAGCTGGTTAATGGCTACCAGGGCTGTGTTGAACCACTCAGGCAAAAAGTAAACTCCTGCAACCCAATCACCGGAATCACTAAGTTTTGCACCAAAGCCGTTCAACAGCTGGGCTGAACAGGAAGGAGACAAAATCCATAAACAGGGCAAGTCGGTTTCACTGACAGGGTTTTGCTCTCGTCGTGCCTTGCGGTGCAGGTCACTGTAGAGGGCAAACAACTTCAGCAGGCAATTACGCACTGCCATAATTCCTGTGGCATTGCGGAACGGTTCCAACAAACAAGCAGTTGATGCCATCTGACCGAGCAATCCGATGTCCTGCGGTGCTGTGGATTCAGAAGCTGTTGGTAGAAACCAAATATCGACTTGACGAACTTCACTGGTTAGTTCTCGGCTGACTTCTACCTGACCGTGAGGTGTTAACAACTCCGTTAGATACTGTTTGGCAAATTGATCATGAGGCTGTCGGGTCATTAATCCTAACTCTTTGGGGTTGGTGTTAGCTTCTAGCAAAAGAAGCCCCACAACGAACATGCGCAGCATGAGTGTGGGATGAATTTTGCACAAGATATTTATGTAATAGGGAACAATTACGATTGAAGATCGCCTATAATAAAAGAAGTAGGGAAGACAAATTAAGAGCTAACCGCCACCTACTTACTAAAAATAGAACTTATTTATTGTTCCGGCGGGTCGGGGCATCCCGGAGAGGAAACCTTAGAATAGGGCAGCCTTAATCATAAAGTTTTAACCCTTTACCCATAACCGACTAACCATAAAGGCTGCCCTATTCTTGCGGTAACTTCTGACCGTGTCGTTAATAAAGCTTACCGAATATCCGTTCCCGTTAGGTGGAGTTGGTAAGAAGCCCACACTGTAATCTTTGATGAGCGTGTGGGAGTATGTCACTAGCCTTTCACAGCTGGTCTGGCAAAAAACAGATCCCATGGATCTTGACATTTGAGACCTTTACCCCTTTACCCAAGCTAGGGGAACTTCCCTTGCGCCCCTACAAGCAAAATGATGTCTCAATCTGCCGTACAGCGGTAAGGGCAGAATAACTTACCCCAGCTGTTCCTTCCCCTGGATGAGTCGAGTCTCCTACTAACCACAAACTTTTGCAGGGTGTGCGAGTGGCAAAGCCAAAGGGCCCAAAGGTGGGTATCCGTTGCCCTATCCCTCCCACAATGCCTTGTTCTCTGGCAGTATAACGGGCAAAGGTGCGAGGGGTTGCTGCTTCTTGGTGAATGATGGTCTCTGGTGTTAAATCAAAGTATTGACTAAGACGTGCGATCGCATTTTCTGTATACTCTTCCTTTAAGCGGTCATAGTCTTGCTTGGATCCCCGCCACCACATGGCAGCATCGGTAAAGGATGAGGCAGTAATGGTAGCTTTTCCCTCTGGTGCTCGTCCATCTCCTGGCTTACTAACCGAAATAAACAAGGAATTATTCTCGCCAATTGGTCCATCGTAGTCATAGAGAAACTGAAGATGGGGAGGGCAACCATCAGGAATTGCACGTTTATCTACCCCAAGATAGATGACAAACGCACCGGATGGTGAATTTAACTTATCGACTCGATACTTATAGCCTGCCATCGAGTAGCCTGACATCGAGGTTCCAGGGAATGTATGTAGATTATTATCTAATAATTTGACTAGGTTTTGCACGGTAACGTTGGCAACTACCTCATCCGCTGGTTCTGTCCACACTTCCCCAGTTTTCTGATTGCGAATCCTGACACCAGTCGCTTTAGCAGCTGATGTTTCGATCTGTTCAACGGTGTGGCGCATTAGTAGCTTACCCCCCCATTTTTCCAGGGCTTCTACTAAGCGATCGCTTAACACTTGCATACTACCTTGGAGATGAAATAACCCTTGGGGTTCCTGGGAAACTCCTAAGGCTGTTGCTGCATACAACAGTGCTGTCTGATCAACATCGACTTGGGAATAAAGCTTCAGCTGCAAATCCAGAAAGGTTTTCAGACGCTTATTGCCATATAAGCCATATCCTCGCAACCCATCCGCTACGGTCATGAAGGTAAAGGGTAGGGTAATTAAGGTATCCGGACGCACTGCTGAGGTTAGTTGCCACAAGTCCCATAAATTACGAGGTGGTAGCACTGGGTCACGGGATTGGAACTTCCAACTGGCATTGAATAAGGTTGCCATCAGTTGCCAGAAGGGTTCACTACCGGGAAACTGGTGTTCTCGTTCTCTTTTCCATTGCTCCGGGTTCCGCCAGATATTAATCGGTTCAGTTTCACCAGGAAGAAATACGGCACAAGCAGGGTCACAGGGGGTAGCGGCTGGCAGGTCTACTTCCAGTTCATCAAAGATGCGTTTGTGAATGCCACCAGGTTCCAAGCCAGCTACCTGGGTCGCGCCCACATCGAAGGTAAAACCCCGACGTTTGAAGGTAGAGGCGCATCCTCCTGGTACTAGGGCTTGGTCTAGTATTACAACATGGTAGCCTCGGCGAGCGAGGAGTGCTCCAGCGGTTAGTCCACCAATTCCTGCACCGATTACTACTACTTTTTTCTGGACTTTTTTCTGCGGGAATTTTTTCTTGGAGTATTGTATCTTACCTTTACCGCCCTGAGTGCTTACCATGCTGCTTTATTTGCATTTCTTAATGTTTCTTATCATAATTCTACCTTGAGTCATGGTGTTTGGGAGTGGGGAGATGGGGAGATGGGGAGATGGGGAGATGGGGAGATGGGGAGATGGGGAGGTGGGGAGATGGGGAGATGGGGAGATGGGGAGATGGGGAGATGGGGAGATAGGGAGATAGGGAGTGAATTCTTGTCTACTGTTCCCTGTTCCCTGTTCCCTGTTCCCTGTTCCCTGTTCCCTGTTCCCTGTTCCCTGTTCCCTGTTCCCTGTTCCCTGTTCCCTGTTCCCTGTTCCCTGTTCCCTGTTCCCTGTTCCCTGTTCCCTGTTCCCTGTTCCCTGTTCCCTGTTCCCTGTTCCCTATTCCCTGTTCCCTATTCCCTTTGCTATATCAAAAACGCGATATCAAACCGAAAGATTACTATTAATAAATAGTGGTCAATTAGTGATTAATTTAATGACTTCCAGTTTGCTCAATACTCCCTCCCTCAATGCTCCGACTGTTGAAAGGCTACCGAATGGGTTAACCATTGTGGCGGAGCAGATGCCTGTTGAAGCTGTTAATCTGAATGTTTGGATTAATGTCGGTTCCGCAGTGGAATCGGATCAGATTAATGGTATGGCTCATTTTCTGGAGCATATGGTGTTTAAGGGCACACCAAAATTGCAAAGTGGTGAGTTTGAGCGGCTGATTGAGCAACGGGGTGCGGTAACCAATGCGGCTACAAGTCAGGATTACACTCACTATTACATCACTACAGCTCCTAAAGATTTTGCCCAGCTGGCACCATTACAGCTAGAGGTGGTACTCAATCCTAGTATTCCTGACCATAGCTTTGAAAAGGAGCGCATGGTAGTTTTGGAAGAAATTCGCCGTTCCCAGGATAATCCCCGCCGCCGCACCCATAGATGGGCAATGGAAACTACCTTTGACCAGTTACCCTATCGACGTCCTGTGCTTGGACCTGCCTCGGTGATTGAACAACTCCAGCCTCAACAGATGCGTGACTTTCATGGTAGGTGGTATCAACCAGGGTCTATGACTGCCGCAGTGGTGGGGAATTTGCCAGTGACGGAATTAATTGAAATTGTCAGCAATGGATTTAGTCAAGCACAGCCAAGGCCGAGAGAAAATAGAACAAATCTTCCCCCTGAACCAGCTTTCGAGAAGATTGTCCGTCGGGAGTATGTGGATGAGTCTTTACAACAAGCGCGGCTGGTGATGGTGTGGCGGGTGCCTGGTATACCTGAGTTGAAGGAAACCTATGCTTTGGATGTGCTGGCAGGAATTTTAGGACGAGGTCGTATGTCCAGGCTGTTTAGGGATTTGCGAGAAGAACGGCAACTGGT
Encoded proteins:
- a CDS encoding lasso peptide biosynthesis B2 protein → MKRLRKFLRLTSRERQLVINTFILLGLIRLALWLLPFQTLRRLLAKISQPSPKAQGVNQTNLSKIVGAVNLSSRYMPGGVKCLARALTTQVLMSRCGYSPQLRIGVAKGEGGKLEAHAWVENQGQVVIGYLRDLSRFTPLPSFKGGKL
- a CDS encoding PqqD family peptide modification chaperone, translating into MSLDCTISKSSIVVATQEQLSSDLGGEAIILDMKSGVYYGLNTVGASIWNLIQEPKTLEEIQNALLTEYEVEPEKCDRDLLALLQEFAAVGLIEVKDEAVA
- the crtD gene encoding C-3',4' desaturase CrtD — its product is MVSTQGGKGKIQYSKKKFPQKKVQKKVVVIGAGIGGLTAGALLARRGYHVVILDQALVPGGCASTFKRRGFTFDVGATQVAGLEPGGIHKRIFDELEVDLPAATPCDPACAVFLPGETEPINIWRNPEQWKREREHQFPGSEPFWQLMATLFNASWKFQSRDPVLPPRNLWDLWQLTSAVRPDTLITLPFTFMTVADGLRGYGLYGNKRLKTFLDLQLKLYSQVDVDQTALLYAATALGVSQEPQGLFHLQGSMQVLSDRLVEALEKWGGKLLMRHTVEQIETSAAKATGVRIRNQKTGEVWTEPADEVVANVTVQNLVKLLDNNLHTFPGTSMSGYSMAGYKYRVDKLNSPSGAFVIYLGVDKRAIPDGCPPHLQFLYDYDGPIGENNSLFISVSKPGDGRAPEGKATITASSFTDAAMWWRGSKQDYDRLKEEYTENAIARLSQYFDLTPETIIHQEAATPRTFARYTAREQGIVGGIGQRIPTFGPFGFATRTPCKSLWLVGDSTHPGEGTAGVSYSALTAVRQIETSFCL
- a CDS encoding pitrilysin family protein — encoded protein: MTSSLLNTPSLNAPTVERLPNGLTIVAEQMPVEAVNLNVWINVGSAVESDQINGMAHFLEHMVFKGTPKLQSGEFERLIEQRGAVTNAATSQDYTHYYITTAPKDFAQLAPLQLEVVLNPSIPDHSFEKERMVVLEEIRRSQDNPRRRTHRWAMETTFDQLPYRRPVLGPASVIEQLQPQQMRDFHGRWYQPGSMTAAVVGNLPVTELIEIVSNGFSQAQPRPRENRTNLPPEPAFEKIVRREYVDESLQQARLVMVWRVPGIPELKETYALDVLAGILGRGRMSRLFRDLREERQLVTQIGVSNITQRLQGVFYISAKLPAENLAEVENAIAKHIHRCQTELVSDSEIARIRTKVANQFIFNNEKPSARTSLYGYYYSQLGDLEPALNYPSHIKSVSAVDIQKAAQQYLSPHGYGIVIAKGTADLGTGSRE